From a single Fusobacterium ulcerans ATCC 49185 genomic region:
- a CDS encoding Gfo/Idh/MocA family oxidoreductase has translation MKKVITYGTFDLLHQGHINLLKRAKGYGDYLIVGITTDSYDKTRGKLNVNDSIVKRIENVKKTGYADEIIIEEYEGQKVEDIQKYNINTFIIGSDWKGKFDYLKEFCEVVYLERTKGISSTQIREDKNKILKIGIIGAGRIARRFVIESKYVSGVNVEGVMSRNIENSKKFAEKFELEFYTNNFEEFIEKVDAVYIATPHNTHYYYIKRSLENKKHVLCEKPITLSSKETNELYEITKEYKLVLLEAIKTAFCPGFEKLISIAKSGIIGEIKDVEACFTKLVEGEIRELSCKESGGSVTELASYPLLAIVKLLGRPENVEFYSYFDKEKKIDLYTKILLKYQNGITPIAKVGLGVKSEGELIISGTKGYIYVPSPWWKTEYFELRFENFSKNRKYFYPFQGEGLRYEIAEFLNMIILNKQETYKLKSNESKIINEIIEKFLEKDKRTDKIFELQNLK, from the coding sequence ATGAAAAAAGTTATAACATATGGAACTTTTGATTTATTACATCAAGGTCATATTAATTTATTAAAAAGAGCAAAAGGATATGGCGATTATTTAATAGTAGGTATAACCACAGATTCTTATGATAAAACTAGAGGAAAATTAAATGTTAATGACTCGATAGTTAAAAGAATAGAGAATGTAAAAAAAACTGGTTATGCTGATGAAATAATAATTGAAGAGTATGAGGGACAGAAAGTTGAAGATATTCAAAAATATAATATAAATACTTTTATTATAGGGTCAGATTGGAAAGGTAAATTTGATTATTTGAAGGAATTTTGTGAAGTAGTTTATTTAGAAAGAACAAAGGGAATATCCAGTACTCAAATTAGAGAAGATAAAAATAAAATTCTAAAAATTGGAATTATAGGAGCTGGAAGAATAGCAAGGAGATTTGTAATAGAATCTAAATATGTTAGTGGAGTTAATGTAGAAGGTGTAATGAGCAGAAATATAGAGAATTCAAAAAAATTTGCAGAAAAATTTGAATTAGAATTTTATACAAATAACTTTGAAGAATTTATAGAAAAAGTAGATGCAGTATATATAGCGACTCCTCATAATACTCATTATTATTACATAAAAAGATCTTTAGAAAATAAAAAGCATGTTCTTTGTGAAAAACCAATCACATTATCATCAAAAGAAACTAATGAATTATATGAGATAACTAAAGAATATAAATTAGTATTATTGGAAGCAATAAAAACAGCATTTTGTCCAGGATTTGAAAAATTGATAAGTATTGCTAAATCAGGAATAATAGGAGAAATTAAGGATGTAGAAGCTTGTTTTACGAAATTAGTAGAAGGGGAGATAAGAGAACTTAGCTGTAAAGAATCTGGAGGAAGTGTGACAGAATTAGCATCCTATCCACTTTTAGCAATAGTAAAACTTTTAGGAAGACCAGAGAATGTAGAATTTTATTCTTATTTTGATAAAGAAAAAAAAATAGATTTATATACTAAAATTTTATTGAAATATCAAAATGGAATAACTCCAATAGCCAAAGTCGGATTAGGTGTCAAATCAGAAGGAGAGTTAATTATTTCAGGAACAAAAGGATATATATATGTTCCTTCTCCTTGGTGGAAAACAGAATATTTTGAATTAAGATTTGAAAATTTTAGTAAGAATAGAAAATATTTTTACCCTTTTCAAGGAGAAGGATTAAGATATGAAATAGCTGAATTTTTAAACATGATAATTCTAAATAAACAGGAAACATATAAATTAAAATCAAATGAATCAAAAATAATAAATGAAATAATAGAAAAATTTTTAGAAAAAGATAAAAGAACAGATAAAATATTTGAGTTACAAAATTTAAAATAA
- a CDS encoding CDP-glycerol glycerophosphotransferase family protein — translation MQKEKIVEKNITWLINFIFQIFLFLPKNKKIWIFGAWEGEKYSDNSRYFYEYLFENNIDKKIKLIWITSNKKLISEVKNCYYSNSMKGIFYKLRAGVVFYTNGIYDLGKYDLSNGAYRVSLWHGMPLKKIYFSSNDFTQKEGFKAIMKKIKWKLYNPVKRDLTISTSKEMNEKLIKCFNIKDENIVITGQPRNDILISYRDLEIKKLIKNKDLFLKIKDKKVVSYIPTYRANEILNKKLYERINSIINNKKLNKLLIENNSIFLIKLHYLMEMNIQEKNTIKIINDRDIDSVQGLLKVTDILITDYSSVFIDFVLQENKKLIFYGFDLKEYLNNDTGIFYNYETIFECSVKTEENLIKKIEELLKVKSGNVKEINYLFNKESKDFKNFSKKVYEEIKKRINL, via the coding sequence ATGCAAAAAGAAAAAATAGTAGAGAAAAATATTACATGGTTGATAAATTTTATATTTCAAATTTTTTTGTTTTTACCTAAAAACAAAAAAATTTGGATATTTGGAGCTTGGGAAGGAGAAAAATATTCAGATAATTCAAGGTATTTTTATGAGTATTTATTTGAAAATAATATTGATAAAAAAATAAAATTAATTTGGATAACTAGTAATAAAAAGCTAATTTCTGAGGTGAAAAATTGTTACTATTCCAACAGTATGAAGGGAATTTTTTATAAATTAAGAGCAGGAGTAGTTTTTTATACTAATGGGATTTATGATTTAGGTAAGTATGATTTATCTAATGGTGCATATAGAGTATCATTATGGCATGGAATGCCATTAAAAAAGATTTATTTTTCTAGCAATGATTTTACACAAAAAGAGGGTTTTAAAGCAATAATGAAAAAAATAAAATGGAAATTATATAATCCAGTAAAGAGAGATCTAACAATTTCTACATCAAAAGAAATGAATGAAAAATTAATAAAATGTTTTAATATAAAAGATGAAAATATAGTAATAACAGGACAACCAAGAAATGATATTTTAATTTCTTATAGAGATTTAGAAATAAAAAAATTAATAAAAAATAAAGATTTATTTTTAAAAATAAAAGATAAAAAAGTAGTAAGTTATATTCCAACTTATCGTGCAAATGAAATTTTGAATAAAAAATTGTATGAAAGAATAAATTCAATTATAAATAATAAAAAGTTAAATAAACTATTAATAGAAAATAATTCCATTTTTTTAATAAAATTACATTATTTGATGGAAATGAATATTCAAGAAAAAAATACAATTAAGATAATCAATGATAGAGATATAGATAGTGTTCAAGGGTTATTAAAAGTAACAGATATTTTAATAACTGATTATTCAAGTGTATTTATTGATTTTGTTTTACAAGAAAATAAAAAATTAATTTTCTATGGTTTTGATTTAAAAGAATATTTAAATAATGATACAGGAATATTTTATAACTATGAAACTATTTTTGAATGTTCTGTAAAAACAGAAGAAAATTTGATAAAAAAAATAGAAGAATTATTAAAAGTAAAGAGTGGAAATGTAAAAGAAATAAATTATTTATTCAATAAAGAAAGTAAAGATTTTAAAAATTTTTCAAAAAAAGTATATGAAGAAATAAAAAAAAGAATAAATTTATAA
- a CDS encoding oligosaccharide flippase family protein yields MEMKNNSKLIKGSLYYLVSNCFNKGINFIIIIYLSKILIPEYYGIILIANTLRNILLIVGGVSVTSSILVSRNEFGNEFNDYLKSLLIFQILIGILSIFLVPYYSEFLKIQFGLTEDLVYVILISTYLELLYEIINQKNIALNNYNNFFCLNILNGVFNLIIIIILYQIMPNNYYAKVYSNLILYLGFGVFSSYIIYKESKKSKIKIKYIKFAVLYSIPIVFHQLSHFILSSSDKLMIDKIYTKKEVGYYGLAYNIGMIFSIIIVSFGRNWFNWLNEQIYNDNIDEIKKKSNEFRIIFFLLTCILVIILPEIFKLIVDSTYFEVLNLIPLIILSYYLVFLYSLYADLQLAKKKHKLMWVGTILAGGINILLNYLYLEKYTYKFAAVSTIISYLFLLLFHFIFCEFIYKIKIYRRYFLLIEILGMSIYIYFYYFYIKVSLCILIIIFFCFLFFIKKLNRKK; encoded by the coding sequence ATGGAAATGAAAAATAATAGTAAATTAATTAAAGGAAGTCTTTATTATTTAGTGAGTAATTGTTTTAATAAGGGAATAAATTTTATAATAATAATATATTTAAGTAAAATTCTAATTCCAGAATATTATGGAATAATTTTAATAGCAAATACTTTAAGAAATATTCTATTAATAGTAGGAGGAGTTAGTGTAACTTCTAGTATATTAGTTAGTAGAAATGAATTTGGAAATGAATTTAATGACTATTTGAAAAGTTTATTGATATTTCAAATTTTAATTGGAATTTTAAGTATTTTTTTAGTGCCATATTATAGTGAATTTTTAAAAATACAATTTGGATTAACTGAAGATTTGGTATATGTTATCTTAATAAGCACATATTTAGAATTATTATATGAAATTATTAATCAAAAAAATATAGCATTGAATAATTATAATAATTTTTTTTGCTTAAATATACTAAATGGTGTTTTTAATTTAATTATAATTATAATTTTATATCAAATAATGCCAAATAATTATTATGCAAAAGTATATTCTAATTTAATTTTATATTTAGGATTTGGAGTTTTTTCAAGTTATATAATTTATAAAGAAAGTAAGAAAAGTAAAATTAAAATAAAATATATTAAGTTTGCAGTTTTATACTCAATTCCAATTGTGTTTCACCAATTATCACATTTTATACTTTCAAGTTCTGATAAATTAATGATTGATAAAATTTATACTAAAAAAGAAGTGGGATATTATGGATTAGCCTATAATATAGGAATGATATTTTCAATTATTATAGTTTCTTTTGGAAGAAATTGGTTTAATTGGCTGAATGAACAAATTTATAATGACAATATTGATGAAATAAAGAAAAAAAGCAATGAATTTAGAATAATATTTTTTTTATTAACTTGTATTTTAGTAATAATATTACCTGAAATATTCAAATTAATTGTAGATTCTACTTATTTTGAAGTTCTTAATTTAATACCATTAATAATTTTAAGTTATTATTTGGTTTTTTTATATTCTTTATATGCAGATTTGCAATTAGCAAAGAAAAAACACAAGTTAATGTGGGTAGGAACAATTTTAGCAGGAGGAATAAATATTTTATTAAATTATTTATATCTAGAAAAATATACTTATAAGTTTGCAGCAGTTTCCACAATTATTTCATATCTTTTTCTTTTGTTATTCCATTTTATATTTTGTGAATTTATTTATAAAATAAAAATTTATCGAAGATATTTTTTACTTATAGAAATTTTAGGAATGAGTATTTATATTTATTTTTACTATTTTTATATTAAAGTTTCTTTATGTATTTTAATAATAATATTTTTTTGCTTTTTATTTTTTATTAAGAAGCTCAATAGAAAAAAATAA
- a CDS encoding sulfatase-like hydrolase/transferase gives MKILFIFCDMLRGNTILKEDDIFFKNYLKKWLENDFFGTIFTNSYTGTPDTARGLGMIFSGMYPKKNGCSYKINYPKYYLKKNKFTLYKLLKEKKFNIKFYIDEKTDKLGNFPRGLEIDEKKIISNQDEIIKDLKIELDKNKNFFSFININDYHTTVDDYGANKFSDFLAKKRITNFFKFFFKNIDKDIFDYIFIFSDHGNKYDRLFKKENRLLFLNDDRTNITMIMRKKNDNVLKKDNSLRTLVDIVPTISEILELKTNKLDGISLLNNNKKIINSRRIIIEDYDDFYSIYNFKIWGYIDYKNIYVTDLKNNILINKNKKEEVKENFLIPELIKKEIQMGSIEYKRKERINNLENYFKRNVYILEYRYISGKKRKLFYKIIKIFFKKVILWK, from the coding sequence ATGAAAATATTATTTATTTTTTGTGATATGTTAAGAGGAAATACTATTTTAAAAGAAGATGATATATTTTTTAAAAATTATTTGAAAAAATGGCTGGAAAATGATTTTTTTGGAACAATATTTACTAATAGTTATACAGGAACACCAGATACAGCAAGAGGATTAGGAATGATTTTTTCTGGGATGTATCCTAAAAAGAATGGGTGTTCTTATAAAATAAACTATCCTAAGTATTATTTAAAGAAAAATAAATTTACTTTATATAAATTATTGAAAGAGAAAAAATTTAATATTAAATTTTATATTGATGAAAAAACAGATAAGCTAGGAAATTTTCCAAGAGGGTTAGAAATTGATGAAAAAAAAATAATTTCTAATCAAGATGAGATAATTAAAGATTTAAAAATAGAATTGGATAAAAATAAAAATTTTTTTTCTTTTATAAATATAAATGATTATCATACAACTGTAGATGATTATGGAGCCAATAAATTTTCAGATTTTTTAGCCAAAAAAAGAATAACAAATTTTTTTAAATTTTTTTTTAAAAATATAGATAAGGATATTTTTGATTACATTTTTATTTTTTCAGATCATGGAAATAAATATGATAGATTATTTAAAAAAGAAAATAGATTGTTATTTTTAAATGATGATAGAACAAATATAACAATGATCATGAGAAAAAAAAATGATAATGTATTAAAAAAAGACAACAGTCTTAGAACATTAGTAGATATAGTTCCTACGATTTCAGAAATTTTAGAATTGAAAACAAATAAATTAGATGGAATAAGCTTATTAAACAATAATAAAAAAATTATTAATTCTAGAAGAATAATAATAGAAGATTATGATGATTTTTATTCTATATATAATTTTAAAATTTGGGGTTATATTGATTACAAAAATATTTATGTAACTGATTTAAAAAATAATATTTTGATAAATAAAAATAAGAAAGAAGAAGTAAAGGAAAATTTTCTTATTCCAGAATTGATTAAAAAAGAAATTCAAATGGGAAGTATAGAATATAAAAGAAAAGAAAGAATAAATAATTTAGAGAATTACTTTAAAAGAAATGTGTATATTTTAGAATATAGATATATAAGTGGTAAAAAAAGAAAGTTATTTTATAAAATAATAAAAATTTTTTTTAAAAAGGTAATTTTATGGAAATGA
- a CDS encoding glycosyltransferase family 9 protein, protein MKEYMKVFGKWVVLVINELITFILPKYEKENTSILLLRLDNIGDFILWLGSAEKIKENYKEGKIILICNSTFYDLAKELDCFDEVISLNIKKFNLNLKYKYNFLKNLRKEKFKKVISPIYSRNIATEGIIRSVFSKEIIGNYGDCNNISFLQRKIYNKNYTKLINTNSENKMELYRNLDFINELFNKSYKLSLPILKVQGKARVIKEDYCIFFMGASNLKRCWEIEKYVEIAKSLNIKIILCGGKTEEKLGEKFLKLINNKENIMNLIGKTSLIDIVNLIKKSKFIFSNESFSIHLATLLRVKSICILGGGHFGRFLPYPKELENKNNRFLPKAIYKKLECFNCNWKCEYDDTPWRCIKNIETNDIQLGSVNLK, encoded by the coding sequence ATGAAAGAATATATGAAAGTATTTGGAAAATGGGTAGTTTTAGTAATAAATGAATTAATAACTTTTATTCTACCAAAATATGAAAAAGAAAATACTTCTATTCTTTTATTGAGATTGGATAATATAGGAGATTTTATACTTTGGTTAGGAAGTGCAGAAAAAATAAAAGAAAATTATAAAGAAGGTAAGATAATTTTAATTTGTAATTCAACTTTCTATGATTTAGCTAAAGAATTAGATTGTTTTGATGAAGTAATTTCTTTAAATATCAAAAAATTTAATTTAAATCTAAAGTATAAATATAATTTTTTAAAAAATCTAAGAAAAGAAAAATTTAAAAAAGTAATTTCTCCTATTTATTCAAGAAATATAGCAACAGAAGGGATAATAAGAAGTGTTTTTTCAAAAGAAATTATAGGGAATTATGGAGATTGTAATAATATAAGCTTTCTTCAAAGAAAAATTTATAATAAGAATTACACAAAATTAATAAATACAAATTCAGAAAATAAAATGGAACTATATAGAAATTTAGATTTTATTAATGAATTATTTAATAAAAGTTATAAATTAAGTCTTCCAATTTTGAAAGTTCAAGGAAAAGCAAGAGTAATAAAAGAAGATTATTGTATTTTTTTTATGGGAGCAAGTAACTTAAAAAGATGTTGGGAGATAGAAAAATATGTAGAAATAGCTAAATCTTTGAATATAAAAATCATTTTATGTGGTGGAAAAACAGAAGAGAAGTTAGGAGAAAAATTCTTAAAATTAATTAATAATAAAGAAAATATTATGAATTTAATTGGAAAAACTTCTTTGATCGATATAGTAAATTTAATAAAAAAATCGAAATTTATATTTTCAAATGAGTCTTTTTCAATACATTTGGCTACATTATTAAGAGTGAAAAGTATATGTATATTAGGTGGAGGACATTTTGGAAGATTTTTACCTTATCCAAAAGAATTAGAAAATAAAAATAATAGATTTTTACCTAAAGCAATTTACAAAAAACTGGAATGTTTTAATTGTAATTGGAAATGTGAATATGATGATACTCCTTGGAGATGTATTAAAAATATTGAAACAAATGATATTCAGCTAGGATCTGTCAATTTAAAATGA
- the fcl gene encoding GDP-L-fucose synthase, whose amino-acid sequence MEKNSKIYVAGHRGLVGSAIIRNLKERGFTNIIERTHKELDLRRQEDVEKFFEIEKPEYVFLAAAKVGGIYANNMYPAEFIYDNLMIESNIIHSSYKNKVKKLLFLGSSCIYPKFAKQPIKEEYLLTGELEETNEAYAIAKITGIELCKFYRRQYGCDFISAMPTNLYGINDNFDLETSHVLPALIRKIHEAKITNKEEVVIWGTGKPLREFMYVDDLADALVHLMLNYSEEIHVNMGTGKDISIGELAEIVKEVIGYSGRIVNDLSKPDGTPRKLLDVSRLEATGWKYKVELKEGIEKTYKWYLENK is encoded by the coding sequence ATGGAAAAGAATTCTAAAATATATGTAGCAGGTCATAGAGGGTTAGTGGGTTCAGCAATAATAAGGAATTTAAAAGAGAGAGGGTTTACTAATATAATAGAAAGAACTCACAAAGAACTAGATCTCAGAAGACAGGAAGATGTAGAGAAATTTTTTGAAATAGAAAAACCAGAATATGTGTTTTTGGCAGCAGCAAAAGTTGGAGGTATCTATGCCAATAATATGTATCCAGCAGAGTTCATATATGATAATTTAATGATAGAAAGTAATATTATTCATTCATCATATAAAAATAAAGTAAAAAAATTACTTTTTTTAGGAAGTTCATGCATATATCCTAAATTTGCAAAGCAGCCAATAAAAGAAGAATATTTATTAACAGGAGAATTAGAAGAGACAAATGAAGCATATGCAATAGCAAAAATAACTGGGATAGAGTTATGTAAATTTTATAGAAGACAATATGGATGTGACTTTATATCAGCAATGCCAACAAATCTATATGGAATAAATGATAATTTTGATTTAGAAACTTCCCATGTACTTCCAGCACTTATCAGAAAAATACATGAAGCAAAAATTACTAATAAAGAGGAAGTTGTAATATGGGGAACTGGAAAACCATTAAGAGAATTTATGTATGTAGATGATTTAGCAGATGCATTAGTACATTTAATGTTAAATTATTCGGAAGAAATTCATGTAAATATGGGGACAGGAAAAGATATATCAATAGGAGAATTAGCTGAAATAGTAAAAGAAGTTATAGGATATAGTGGGAGAATAGTTAATGATCTTTCAAAACCAGATGGAACACCAAGAAAGTTATTAGATGTATCTAGATTAGAAGCTACAGGCTGGAAATACAAGGTGGAATTAAAAGAAGGAATAGAAAAAACATATAAATGGTATTTGGAGAATAAGTAA
- the gmd gene encoding GDP-mannose 4,6-dehydratase: protein MKKIALITGITGQDGSYLAEFLLDKGYEVHGIIRRASTFNTGRIEHLYIDDLIEDMHKERKIYLHYGDMTDSMSITRLIREIKPTEIYNLAAQSHVQVSFEVPEYTADSDAIGVLRILEAVRFLGMEKTCRIYQASTSELFGRVQEVPQKETTPFYPTSPYAVAKQYGYWIVKNYRDAYDMYAVNGILFNHESERRGETFVTRKITLAAARISKGYQKKLYLGNLNALRDWGYAKDYIECMWFMMQQDKPEDFVIATGEQYSVRDFCNIAFKEVGIEIEWCGEGVNEKGIDKATGEIVIEVDPKYFRPSEVETLLGDPTKARTVLGWNPRKTSFKELVKIMIEHDLEFVEKDHILKVRGN from the coding sequence ATGAAAAAGATAGCACTAATAACAGGAATAACAGGACAAGATGGCTCATATCTTGCAGAGTTTCTTTTAGATAAAGGATATGAAGTACATGGAATAATAAGAAGAGCTTCAACTTTCAATACAGGAAGAATAGAGCATCTATATATAGATGACTTAATAGAAGATATGCACAAAGAAAGAAAAATATACCTTCATTATGGAGATATGACAGATTCTATGAGTATCACAAGATTAATAAGAGAAATAAAACCAACAGAAATATATAATCTTGCAGCTCAGTCTCATGTACAAGTATCTTTTGAAGTACCAGAGTATACAGCTGATTCAGACGCAATAGGAGTATTGAGAATACTTGAGGCAGTAAGATTTTTAGGAATGGAAAAGACTTGTAGAATATATCAAGCTTCAACTTCGGAACTATTTGGAAGAGTACAAGAAGTACCACAAAAAGAAACAACACCATTTTATCCAACATCACCATATGCAGTAGCAAAACAGTATGGATATTGGATAGTAAAGAACTATAGAGATGCATATGATATGTATGCAGTAAATGGAATACTTTTCAATCATGAATCTGAAAGAAGAGGAGAGACATTTGTAACAAGAAAGATAACATTAGCAGCAGCAAGAATATCAAAAGGATATCAGAAAAAACTATACTTAGGAAATCTTAATGCACTTAGAGACTGGGGATATGCAAAAGACTATATAGAATGTATGTGGTTTATGATGCAACAAGATAAACCAGAAGATTTTGTAATAGCAACAGGAGAACAATATTCAGTAAGAGATTTTTGTAATATAGCATTTAAAGAAGTAGGAATAGAAATAGAATGGTGTGGAGAAGGAGTAAATGAAAAAGGAATAGATAAAGCAACAGGAGAAATTGTGATAGAAGTAGATCCAAAATACTTTAGACCTTCAGAAGTAGAAACATTACTAGGAGATCCAACAAAAGCTAGAACAGTATTAGGGTGGAATCCAAGAAAAACATCATTCAAAGAACTAGTAAAAATAATGATAGAACATGATTTAGAATTTGTAGAAAAAGATCATATTTTAAAAGTAAGAGGTAATTAA
- a CDS encoding mannose-1-phosphate guanylyltransferase, giving the protein MLTAIIMAGGSGERFWPLSTPERPKQLLKIFSDKTMIRETVDRILPIIEAENIFIATNIIQAKEIEKELSDIPKENIIIEPAFKDTAAAIGYSSLIIENRFKNRLKDGEKLEVVVLASDHLIKEEDEFRKVILIAAKEASKNGMIVTLGIKPDKPETGYGYIEVKDDEIELNSICKVKRFREKPSQELAESYLLSGKYLWNSGMFIFTTDTIFKNFEVLMEEHSSVFKEIEKEFKENLTGEELSSKVKNYFDKFEKISIDFGIMEYSKNIRVIPVDIGWNDIGSFNAFDEIFEKDENGNVIRGKEIRELDSRNNIVISDDLNISLLGIENLIIVKKDKELLITKKSKTQEIKKILNK; this is encoded by the coding sequence ATGTTGACAGCAATTATTATGGCAGGAGGAAGTGGAGAGAGATTCTGGCCATTATCAACACCAGAAAGACCAAAGCAGCTTCTAAAAATATTTTCAGATAAAACAATGATAAGAGAAACTGTTGACAGGATACTCCCTATAATAGAAGCAGAAAATATATTTATAGCAACAAATATCATACAAGCAAAAGAGATAGAAAAAGAATTAAGCGATATTCCCAAAGAAAATATAATAATAGAACCAGCTTTTAAAGATACAGCAGCAGCAATAGGATATTCATCTTTAATAATAGAAAACAGATTTAAAAATAGATTAAAAGATGGGGAAAAACTGGAAGTAGTGGTGCTAGCTTCAGATCATTTAATTAAAGAAGAGGATGAATTCAGAAAAGTCATACTAATTGCAGCAAAGGAAGCATCAAAAAATGGAATGATAGTTACTTTAGGAATAAAACCAGATAAACCAGAGACAGGATATGGATATATAGAAGTGAAAGATGATGAAATAGAGCTTAATTCTATATGTAAAGTAAAAAGATTCAGGGAAAAACCAAGTCAGGAATTAGCTGAAAGCTATCTGTTAAGTGGTAAATATCTCTGGAACAGTGGAATGTTTATATTTACAACAGATACAATATTTAAGAATTTTGAAGTATTAATGGAGGAACACTCATCAGTATTTAAAGAAATAGAAAAAGAATTTAAAGAGAATTTGACAGGAGAAGAACTTAGCAGCAAAGTAAAGAATTACTTTGATAAATTTGAAAAAATATCAATAGATTTTGGAATAATGGAATATTCAAAGAATATACGAGTGATACCAGTGGATATTGGGTGGAATGATATTGGAAGCTTTAATGCATTTGATGAAATATTTGAAAAAGATGAAAATGGAAATGTAATAAGAGGAAAAGAGATAAGAGAATTGGATTCAAGAAACAATATAGTGATATCAGATGATTTGAATATATCATTATTGGGGATAGAAAATCTAATAATAGTAAAAAAAGATAAAGAACTTTTAATAACAAAGAAAAGCAAAACTCAGGAAATAAAAAAAATTTTAAATAAATAA